The Halobacteriovorax sp. HLS DNA segment GTAAAAAGTTTGTGGCCGTTCTAGAAATGGCCACTATTTTTCTGGTTTGTAGTCGCCACAAGTTAAAACAAACCACTAATATAAAAGAAGAGTTATTTAGTTTTATTAAGTTATTGAATATTGGGCCGAAATTTTTATAAAAAAAGAAATTTAATTATAAAAATGTTTGACAAAGGGCCCAATAACTCATAAAACCCTGACTCTATATGTAAATAAATGAGGATTTTATAGTCATGAAAGAACCAAGACTAAGAATTAAGCTTAGAGCTTACGATCACAAATTATTAGATAATTCAGTGAACGAAATCGTAAACACAGCAAAAGAAACTGGTGCAAGAGTAGCTGGTCCAATTCCTTTACCGACAGAAATTAATAAATTTACTGTTCTTAGAGGACCACACGTAAACAAGAAGGCTAGAGAGCAGTTCGAAATGAGAACTCACAAAAGACTTATTGATATCGTAGACCCAACTCAGCAAACTGTTGATAGCCTAATGAAGTTAGACTTATCAGCTGGTGTTGACGTAGAGATTAAGTATTAGTATATAGACTAGACACAAATTTAGTCTTATTTTTATTAACCATGCACGCATCTCTAAGAATAGAGTGATGCTGTGGAGGATCAATGACAGAAGAAACAAAAGCTGTTGAGACTCAGGCTGCGGATAACTCTGCAACTGCAAACACAATCGATCTGACTGCATTTTACGGAGTAAAAGCAGGAATGACTCGAATTTTCGACGAAAATGGTAATCACGTTCCAGTAACAGTGGTTAAGTTAATCCCTAACATCGTAACTCAAGTAAAGACGAAAGAAAAAGACGGTTATGAAGCTTACCAAGTAGGTTACGGGATTAAGAGAGAGAAGCTTGTTAAGAAGCCTATTAAAGGTCACTTAAAGAAGTCTGACATCGAAGAAAACTTAACTAAGTTTGCCGAAATCAAAAATGAAACTGTATCAACTGAAGATTTAGGAAAGACTCTTTCTGTAAATAATTTTTCAGCAGATAGCTATGTAGACGTAACAGGTACTACTAAAGGTAAAGGTTTCCAGGGTGTTATGAAAAAATATAACTTCTCTGGTGGTCCAGCCGCTCACGGTTCTCACTTCCATAGAACAACAGGTTCAATTGGTAACAGAGCTACACCTGGTCGTGTTTTCAAGTTAAAGAAAATGCCTGGTCACATGGGTGCAGTTAAACAAACTACTCAAAACATTAAAGTTGTTGAAGTTAATGTTGAAAAAGGTTACATGCTCCTTAAAGGTTCAGTTCCTGGTTCAAAAAATGGCTTCGTTAAAATAGCTAAAGCTTTGAAGAAATAGATTAAGGGGTTGTAAAAATGACAGATATAACATTACTTAATGCAAAATTTGAAACTTCAGGAAAGCTAACTACTAACGTAAGCTTAACAGCTGAAGATATCAATGTTCCTGTAGTTCACCAAGTAGTTAAAGCAATACTAGCTGGTAAGAGACAAGGAAATGCATGTACAAAAACAAGAGGTCAAGTAAGCGGTGGTGGTGCTAAGCCATTTAAGCAGAAAGGTACTGGTAGAGCTCGTCAGGGTTCAACAAGATCGTCACTTATGGTTGGCGGTGGTACTGCTTTTGGTCCAAAACCAAGAAGCTACGATCAGAAAGTTAACAAGAAAGTTGCTAACAAAGCAATTCAATCTGTTCTTGCTGACAAGCTACAGGCCGGAAAATTAACAGTAGTTGAGTCTTTAGAGTCAACAGGGAAAACAAAAGAAATGTTCTCTACTTTAAATGGTAAAGGACTTCTTCCAGCATTAGTTGTAACTCAAGATAAGAATTCTAGCGCTCTTAGAGCAGTAAAGAACTTACAATGGGGAACAGGTATGGCCGTTGAAGGTTTCAGTGTTTACGAAGCTGTTAAATATGAAAACTTAGTAATTGAAAAAGCTGCTTTAGAAGCACTTTTAAATAGATTGGGGTAATAAATGGCACACATTGAAAATATTTTAGTAAAACCATTGATTACAGAAAAAAGTGCAACTGCTACTGATAAGTATAATAGATACGGGTTTGTTGTTGAGTTAAAAGCTAACAAGTATCAAATCAAAGAAGCAGTCGAAAGACTTTATGATGTAAAAGTTTTAAGTGTAAAGACTAGCATAACTGCTGGTAAGTTAAAAAGAGCTGGGAAGGCATTAAAAAAATCTTCTAAAGTTAAGAAAGCTTATATTCAGTTAGGTGAAGGTCAAAAAATCGAATTCTTTAAAGGAATCTAAGAATAGATAAGTAGAAGAGGAAATATTATGGGTATTAAAAAATTTAAACCGACTACTCCATCACTAAGACGCATGCAAGTTGTTAACAGTGATGAGTTGACTAAAGGTGTAGCACCCGAAAAAAAGCTACTAGCTCCAAAAAAGAGCACAGCAGGTAGAAATAACTCTGGTCGTATTACGGTAAGACACAGAGGTGGTGGAGTTAAGAGAAGATACAGAGTTATCGACTTTAAACGAAACA contains these protein-coding regions:
- the rplD gene encoding 50S ribosomal protein L4; this translates as MTDITLLNAKFETSGKLTTNVSLTAEDINVPVVHQVVKAILAGKRQGNACTKTRGQVSGGGAKPFKQKGTGRARQGSTRSSLMVGGGTAFGPKPRSYDQKVNKKVANKAIQSVLADKLQAGKLTVVESLESTGKTKEMFSTLNGKGLLPALVVTQDKNSSALRAVKNLQWGTGMAVEGFSVYEAVKYENLVIEKAALEALLNRLG
- the rplC gene encoding 50S ribosomal protein L3 is translated as MTEETKAVETQAADNSATANTIDLTAFYGVKAGMTRIFDENGNHVPVTVVKLIPNIVTQVKTKEKDGYEAYQVGYGIKREKLVKKPIKGHLKKSDIEENLTKFAEIKNETVSTEDLGKTLSVNNFSADSYVDVTGTTKGKGFQGVMKKYNFSGGPAAHGSHFHRTTGSIGNRATPGRVFKLKKMPGHMGAVKQTTQNIKVVEVNVEKGYMLLKGSVPGSKNGFVKIAKALKK
- the rplW gene encoding 50S ribosomal protein L23, with protein sequence MAHIENILVKPLITEKSATATDKYNRYGFVVELKANKYQIKEAVERLYDVKVLSVKTSITAGKLKRAGKALKKSSKVKKAYIQLGEGQKIEFFKGI
- the rpsJ gene encoding 30S ribosomal protein S10 — its product is MKEPRLRIKLRAYDHKLLDNSVNEIVNTAKETGARVAGPIPLPTEINKFTVLRGPHVNKKAREQFEMRTHKRLIDIVDPTQQTVDSLMKLDLSAGVDVEIKY